Proteins encoded within one genomic window of Lampris incognitus isolate fLamInc1 chromosome 19, fLamInc1.hap2, whole genome shotgun sequence:
- the LOC130129855 gene encoding GTPase IMAP family member 4 — METKRPQKTTDVFEPEDEEKKKAAAALVAANRLPELRLVLLGWRWPGKSLTGNTILGREEFHLERATEFSVKRQTEVDGRQVIVVDTPGWFSTQSTPPSYQQEIVKGVSMCSPGPHAFLLVIPVGMFSEVDRARVEEHLNLFGEHVWRHTIVVFTWAEVLKNISIERYIRREGKDLQWVLEKCKRRYFVINNFIFGAHPQLGRLMERVEKMVAEEGDFYSPEEIKEKGSLDVNQNPSQNQMREGRELGARPKQKSVLGLAKAVEVDPSCN, encoded by the exons ATGGAAACGAAAAGACCGCAGAAAACCACAG ATGTCTTCGAGCCAGAAgatgaggaaaagaagaaggcagcTGCAGCCCTGGTAGCAGCCAACCGTTTGCCAGAGCTTCGTCTGGTGCTGCTGGGATGGAGGTGGCCCGGAAAGAGCCTGACAGGCAACACCATTCTGGGgcgggaggagtttcacctggagaGAGCGACCGAGTTCAgtgtgaagagacagacagaagttgATGGACGGCAGGTGATTGTGGTGGACACACCAGGCTGGTTCTCTACACAGAGTACACCGCCCTCATACCAGCAAGAGATTGTTAAAGGGGTCTCTATGTGTTCACCAGGCCCACATGCCTTTTTGCTGGTCATTCCTGTGGGCATGTTTTCAGAGGTGGACCGGGCTCGCGTTGAGGAGCACCTGAACCTGTTTGGGGAGCACGTGTGGAGGCATACGATTGTGGTGTTCACTTGGGCAGAGGTGCTCAAGAATATTTCCATAGAGAGATACATCCGTAGGGAGGGTAAAGACCTGCAGTGGGTACTAGAAAAGTGTAAGCGGAGGTACTTCGTCATCAATAATTTCATATTCGGTGCGCACCCACAGCTAGGGCGCTTAAtggagagggtggagaaaatGGTGGCAGAGGAGGGGGACTTCTACAGCCCGGAGGAGATAAAAGAGAAAGGATCTCTAGACGTGAACCAGAACCCGTCTCAGAACCAGATGAGAGAGGGGCGGGAGTTGGGAGCACGGCCCAAACAAAAGTCTGTCCTGGGTCTTGCTAAAGCCGTGGAGGTGGACCCATCTTGCA ATTAA
- the chmp4c gene encoding charged multivesicular body protein 4c, with product MRRGDYFISHLQDDDGWHAAAGAGHAGKSRAMSQISRMFKGGSGSSSSKSKHRRPRAGPSPQEAIHRLRETEEMLTKKQEYLEKKIEQEIMTAKRHGTKNKRAALQALKRKKRFEQQLTQIDGTLSTIEFQREALENSHTNTEVLKNMGFAAKAIKGVHQNMDLDKIDSLMQDITDQQEVAQEICNAISQPFGETFDEDELLAELAELEQEDLEESMKNMGRLPSAPTSKLPSARPSQRATSKKFEDDDDMKMLASWGI from the exons ATGCGGCGGGGCGATTATTTCATATCCCACCTACAGGACGACGACGGCTGGCACGCGGCTGCAGGTGCGGGACACGCCGGAAAGTCACGCGCAATGAGCCAAATTTCGAGAATGTTCAAGGGGGGCTCCGGCTCGAGCTCCTCCAAATCCAAACACCGCCGACCGCGGGCCGGACCCTCCCCCCAAGAGGCCATTCACCGGCTGCGGGAGACGGAGGAGATGCTGACGAAGAAACAGGAATACCTGGAGAAGAAGATAGAGCAAGAGATAATGACGGCCAAGAGGCACGGCACGAAGAACAAACGAG CTGCCCTGCAGGCCCTGAAGAGGAAGAAACGCTTTGAGCAGCAACTCACCCAGATTGATGGCACCCTGTCCACCATCGAGTTCCAGAGAGAGGCATTGGAAaattctcacacaaacacagaggttCTGAAGAACATGGGCTTTGCTGCCAAGGCCATCAAAGGAGTCCACCAAAACAT GGACTTGGATAAAATCGACTCTCTAATGCAGGACATCACCGACCAACAGGAGGTGGCCCAGGAGATCTGTAACGCTATCTCCCAACCTTTCGGCGAGACATTTGATGAG gATGAGCTGTTggcggagctggcagagttgGAACAGGAAGATCTGGAGGAGAGCATGAAGAACATGGGCCGACTACCTAGTGCGCCCACCTCCAAACTCCCTTCAGCGCGGCCCAGCCAGCGCGCAA CATCGAAGAAGTTTGAAGATGACGACGACATGAAGATGTTGGCATCTTGGGGCATTTAA